The genomic region CCTGCGCAAGGACGATCCGCGCATAAGGGTGCTCGGGGACATAGACGAAGCGAGCTCCTTTCTCGGGCTCGCCCGCGCCGAGGCCGGGGAGGGAGAACTCGGGGGGCTGCTGCTCTCCCTGCAGCGGCTCCTCTACCGCATCATGGGCGACGTCGCCATGCCGAACGAGGAGAACTCGGTGGGAGAGAGAGACCTGGAGGCGGTAGAGGAAGCCCTCGCGCGCTGGAGGGAGCGGACGGAGATCCCGCGCGAGTTCGTCGTGCCAGGGGAGAGCCGGCTCGGCGCGCTAATAGACGTTGCCCGCTCGGTGGTGCGCCGGGCGGAGCGGAGCCTCGTCGCCGCCGGCTACGCCGGGACCCACCCGCAGGCTCTGCGGGTTGTCAACAGAACCTCGGATCTGCTCTTCGTCGTCGCGCGCAACGCCGACGGCGGGAGCCGGCTCTCGAAGGAGGCCTAGCACCCTCCGCGCGCGGAGAGCAGATCGTCCAGACGCCACCCGGGCAGCAGCCCGGCGAAACGGCTCCCCTGCATCGTGGTGCAACCGAGCTCCAGCAGCGTCTCGACCTGGGCGTCACGCTCGACCCCATCGGCGACCGGCTCGAATCCGAGAGACCGGGCGAGCGTTACCGCCGAGCCAACCGCTACCCGGGAGGCCGGGTCCGAACCGAGTCCCGCGAGCAGCGAGCGGTGGATCTTCACCGAATCCACCGGCAATCTACACAGATGCGAGATCGATACCCCAAAGGCTCCGAAGTCGCACAGCTCCAGCCTCACGCCGAGGCGCTTGAGATGATCCAGCGAACGCTCCATACCTTCCGGGGCACCCATCAGGGCACCCTCGGAGATCTGCAACACCAGCGCCCGCGGGTCGGTGCCACCCTCTGGCAGGAGACGGGCGAGGAGGCCGACGAGGGCGGGCACCATGCGCTCCGAGAGGGCGACGCCGACGGAGATCGCATCCCCGGCAACCGCCTCCGACCAGGCCAGCGCCCGGTGGCACGCCTCCCGCAGTACCATCCTCCTCAGCTGTTCCTCCAGGCCGGTCTCCCCGGCGATCTCGAAAAGCTCCGCCGGAGGGATCCTGCCCCGCTCCGGATGCTCCCAGCTCGGGAGGGCCTCGGCGCCGATCAAGCGCGGTGTCCCGCCCCGCAGGCTCACCCTCGGCCTGAACAGGAGCTCCACCCCACCACACTCGAGCGCCCGGCGCAGATCCGCCTCCAGCCTCAGTTGCCCGAAGGCTCGCACCTCCTCCTCCATCTCGAAGAAACCACACCCGGCCCCGCCCCGGTCCCTGATCCTGGAGGCCGCGGTCTCGGCCTCGAGCAGCAGCTCCTCGGGTGCGGCACCCGTCCTCCCGAGCGAGATGCCGATGCTGGCGCTCACGAGGACGTCGGTGCCGCCTATCTCGAGGGGACGCCGGAGCTTTCGTTCGAGTTCCCGGGTGAAGCGGGCAGCACCGGCGGCGTCGCGCACCCCCTCGAGCAGCACGGCGAACTCGTCATCCCCGGTCCGAGCCGCGCTATCCCGGTCGCGCAGCGAAGAGGAGATCCTGCGCCCCGTAGCCCGGATCAGCTCCCTGGCCCCCTCCTCCCCCAGTGCATCCCTGGCAAGCCTGAACCCATCGAGGTCCAGGTAGAGCACGGCAGGGAGTGCGCCATCCTCCGGGCAGCGGGCCAACGCCCGCGAGATCAGCTCGAGCAAAAGCTCCCTGCGCAGAAGACCCGTCAGGTCGTCGTGGAGTGCCTCCCCCCGCTCACCCTCCCCGGCCAGCTTGAGGCCGGTGATGTCGATCATGACACCCCACCAGCGCACCCGCCCCTCCTCCTCGACCGGCGCGCTGGCGTCGCGCACCCAGATCACGCGCCCGTCGCGCGAGATCATCCGGTACTCCATCTCGAGCGGCTCCCGGGCCATCCGGGCGCGCACCGCGGTGGTCAGGACCCGCTCGCGGTCCTCGGGGTGCAGGATCTTGAGGAAGAGGTTCCCGTCGGCCAGCCACTCCTCCGGAGAGAACCCGAGCAGCCCCTCGACGCAGGGGCTCATGTACGGCAGGGGCTCGAGGCCCTCGGCGTCGTCCACGTAGAAGACCACGCCGGGTATGGCCCGGGACAGTGCACGCCGGCCCACCCCCACCTCCCGCACCACACCCTGCAACGCGGCATCGATCCCGCACCCGGAGTCCTCACGCACGGTGCAGACCACCGAGCGGGCGCCATCCCAGTCCACCGGCCCCGCGCTGACACGGACAGCGACCTCACCTCCTCCAGCCCCACGGTGCGCGGTCTCGTACCAGACTGGCCCTCTCAGGGCACGCAGCAGCTGGCCCCGCTCGACCGACGGCTGTCCAGAGATCTGTGAGATTCCGGCCCCGGCTCCGGAGATGCCGTAGAGCTCGCGGGCCCGGGCGTTGGCAGCCAGGATCCTCCCGCTCTCCGGCTCGACCACCAGGGCGACATCCGCGAGCCGCTCGAAGATCGCGCGGTATCTTTCTCCTTCCTGCCGTCCCCCGCTCGCCACATGACTGTTATCGGCTGGAATAGGGAATGGGTTTAGCTAACGCCCGCGCGACATCCGAAACCAGGCAATATCACTGGTAGTCGACGACCGCCGGGGCAGGATCCATCCTGACCACCTCTGTGGGAGAGAAGAGCGGCCTGTCCTGCCGGTAGAAGAGCTTAAAGCCCCCGTACTGAACCGGGCGGTTCCGGACGAGCATCCGGTACTTGGCGAGCTTGTCCCTGGGCACCCCGAACCCATCCGCGTTGAGGACTACCTCGACGTGGCGGGTGGGCCTTACGAGCCCGACGTTCCTCACCACCCCGCTCTGGAACTGGTGCACGAGCACCACCTTGGCCGGGAGGTCGTTCCTGCGGACGAGGTGGTCCACGTAGCGCACGGCCTGCTCGATCTCGGAGCCGTCGACGCTCCCGAGGTCCCGCCCGGGCACCTCACCCGGCTCCACGTGGTACTCGGTGTCTATCGCGAGCTCAACGTAGGGGAGCTTCAAAAACGGCGCGAGCGCCTTGACCTCGTCCATCACCGAGTCGCGCCCGGGCTGCACGTCGAGCATCAGGAGGGCGTGGTTCTCCTTCGCCAGGGTGGCGTAGCGGCGTATCACCTTCGGGTCGAGGCGCGAGACGTAGAGCCCTCCAGGACCGGGATCGCGTTGAGCCACGGAGGATATGAGCTCCACGACCGGGATGGCGGGATGCCGGGGGTCGGCCTTCGAATACGCTCTGGCCTGCGCCTTCAGACGCCGCATCATCTCCTTCGGGTGGTACTCGCCCAGGATGCCCATCTGGTCCGAGAGGGGGCTGCCGTAGTACATCACGAGCCGGTGGCTCTCGAGCGGACCTCCGGAGGTATCCCTGGCCCCGGCATGCAGCGTACGCCCGAGGGGTACGCTGCGCTCCATCACGTGACCGCCGTCCCCGGAGGTTCGCCAGGTGAGCGGCACGCTCTCCATCCTCAAGACCTTCCTCGCGAGCTGGTCGTTCGAGGGTAGCGCGGCACCCCCGGGTGGGGAGATAGCCTCGTAGGGCTCCTTCCGGGGAGCGCTCTTCCGGGCCTGGTGGTCCCCAGGAGTTTTGGTTCCACCCCCGATAGGGGGTGAGCCGGTGGAGGGGGGGCGAACCCCGATGAACACGGCCGCGAACAAGACGACCACCATCCCGGCGAGCAGAGCCCCGGCGCGCCTCCTCTGCCCGTAGCCCATCCTCCGGCGTCTTCTCCCACCCAAGCTTCCTCGCTCTTTCCGCCTGCAGGCCAGGGCTCGCATGCTAGAGGTTTCCCGGCGCCATTTCCAAGGCCCCCCATATGGTCTACACTAATAGCCCGCGAGAGGAGATGTAACCTTGGACCAGAGACCGAAATCCATAAAAGTAGACAAACCGTGGGGCAGGTTCGAGCAGTACACCCACAACCTCCCGTGCACCGTCAAGATCATCACGGTGGCCCCCGGTGGAATACTCTCCCGCCAGTACCACGACCGGCGGGACGAGCTGTGGGTGATACTCGACCAAGGGGCGAAAGTGGAGCTCGGCGACAAGACGCTCTACCCCGACCCCGAGGAGAAGCTCTTCATACCGCGCGGCACGATCCATCGCCTGGCCTGCGTCGGTGATTCCCCGGTCAGGATCCTCGAGATCTCCTTCGGCGTCTTCGACGAGGAGGACATCGTCAGGCTCGAGGACGTCTACGGCCGGGTAGGACCCTGACCGACCAGACACCGTGTCCCCGGGTTACGGAGCGCCGTACCCGTCCTCTCCGGAAGGGTTCTGGTATGCCCTCAGGGAGGTGTGGCTCGCCCCGAGACGTTTCTTTCGCAGGCTCGACCCCGGGGGCGGCAT from Rubrobacter calidifluminis harbors:
- a CDS encoding cob(I)yrinic acid a,c-diamide adenosyltransferase, with amino-acid sequence MGEKDNPPVSTGRGDDGTTTLLGAGRLRKDDPRIRVLGDIDEASSFLGLARAEAGEGELGGLLLSLQRLLYRIMGDVAMPNEENSVGERDLEAVEEALARWRERTEIPREFVVPGESRLGALIDVARSVVRRAERSLVAAGYAGTHPQALRVVNRTSDLLFVVARNADGGSRLSKEA
- a CDS encoding putative bifunctional diguanylate cyclase/phosphodiesterase; this translates as MASGGRQEGERYRAIFERLADVALVVEPESGRILAANARARELYGISGAGAGISQISGQPSVERGQLLRALRGPVWYETAHRGAGGGEVAVRVSAGPVDWDGARSVVCTVREDSGCGIDAALQGVVREVGVGRRALSRAIPGVVFYVDDAEGLEPLPYMSPCVEGLLGFSPEEWLADGNLFLKILHPEDRERVLTTAVRARMAREPLEMEYRMISRDGRVIWVRDASAPVEEEGRVRWWGVMIDITGLKLAGEGERGEALHDDLTGLLRRELLLELISRALARCPEDGALPAVLYLDLDGFRLARDALGEEGARELIRATGRRISSSLRDRDSAARTGDDEFAVLLEGVRDAAGAARFTRELERKLRRPLEIGGTDVLVSASIGISLGRTGAAPEELLLEAETAASRIRDRGGAGCGFFEMEEEVRAFGQLRLEADLRRALECGGVELLFRPRVSLRGGTPRLIGAEALPSWEHPERGRIPPAELFEIAGETGLEEQLRRMVLREACHRALAWSEAVAGDAISVGVALSERMVPALVGLLARLLPEGGTDPRALVLQISEGALMGAPEGMERSLDHLKRLGVRLELCDFGAFGVSISHLCRLPVDSVKIHRSLLAGLGSDPASRVAVGSAVTLARSLGFEPVADGVERDAQVETLLELGCTTMQGSRFAGLLPGWRLDDLLSARGGC
- a CDS encoding phosphomannose isomerase type II C-terminal cupin domain gives rise to the protein MDQRPKSIKVDKPWGRFEQYTHNLPCTVKIITVAPGGILSRQYHDRRDELWVILDQGAKVELGDKTLYPDPEEKLFIPRGTIHRLACVGDSPVRILEISFGVFDEEDIVRLEDVYGRVGP